The nucleotide window CAATTGAGTATATTTCAAAAAGTGGTAAAATTCAAGAGAATAGAAATGGTTCAATTGGACCAAGTCTAATATGTAAAAGTATTCAAATGAATCAAGCAGAAAACTCCCTTCAGGAAGAACAGGAAGGCCCCTTAGACCTCACTGTGAATCGAATGCAAGAACAAAATACTCAGCAAGGGGATGGAGTGTTAGATCTCTCTACAAAGAAAACCAGCATAAAATCTGAAGAGTCGTCCGTATGCGATCCTTCTTCTGAAAATTCAATGGCTGGGAGACTACAGAGAGGACTATGTGGAAAGAAGTGCTGAGTTTGCAGATGGTTTGCTCTCAAAAGCTTTGAAAGACATTCAGTCTGGAGCACTGGACATAAATAAAGCAGGCGTACCTCAAAAAACTTTACTTCTCCACTTAGAAGCCTTACCAGCAGGGAAGCctgcatcttttaaaaacaaaactcgaGATTTCAATGATAGTTACTCATATAAAGACAGTGAAGAAACTTGTGCAGTGCTGCAAAAAGTAGCCCTGTGGGCAAGAGCTCAAGCAGAGCGCACAGAAAAAAGTAAACTCAATCTACTTGAAACCTCAGGATTAAAATTCCCAGCAGCTTCCAGTTACCTCCATCAGTTAACTCTACAGAAGATGGTtactcaatttaaagaaaaaaatgaaagcctaCAATATGAAACTTCACATCCTACTGTACAGTTAAAAATTCCTCAACTACGAGTAAGTTCTGTTTCAAAACCACAACCTGATGGTCCTGGTCTGCTGGATGTTATGTATCAAGTTTCCAAAACCTCTCCAGTCCTAGAAGGATCAGCtctccaaaaactgaaaaatatactccctaaacagaagaaaatagaatgttCTGGGCCCGTAACTCACTCAAGTGTTGACTCTTACTTTCTACACGGGGACTTCTCTCCTTTGTGTCTTAATTCTAAAAATGGAACAGTTGATGGAACCT belongs to Equus quagga isolate Etosha38 unplaced genomic scaffold, UCLA_HA_Equagga_1.0 HiC_scaffold_122_RagTag, whole genome shotgun sequence and includes:
- the LOC124231925 gene encoding LOW QUALITY PROTEIN: ligand-dependent nuclear receptor corepressor-like protein (The sequence of the model RefSeq protein was modified relative to this genomic sequence to represent the inferred CDS: inserted 4 bases in 2 codons; deleted 2 bases in 1 codon), which translates into the protein MICFWRSGARAPASCLRRSYVNEGAGRGTRMDKGRERVAAALAARCRSPRCAAEERRGCRRELDSWRHRLMHCVGFESILEGLYGPRLRRDLSLFEXDCLPSLDSSQSTPTEELSSQGQSNTEKTECQAENYLNALFRKKDLPQNCDPNIPLVAQELMKKMIRQFAIEYISKSGKIQENRNGSIGPSLICKSIQMNQAENSLQEEQEGPLDLTVNRMQEQNTQQGDGVLDLSTKKTSIKSEESSVCDPSSENSMAGRLXREDYVERSAEFADGLLSKALKDIQSGALDINKAGVPQKTLLLHLEALPAGKPASFKNKTRDFNDSYSYKDSEETCAVLQKVALWARAQAERTEKSKLNLLETSGLKFPAASSYLHQLTLQKMVTQFKEKNESLQYETSHPTVQLKIPQLRVSSVSKPQPDGPGLLDVMYQVSKTSPVLEGSALQKLKNILPKQKKIECSGPVTHSSVDSYFLHGDFSPLCLNSKNGTVDGTSENTEDGLDRKDNKQPRKNRGRYRQYDHEIMEEAIAMVMSGKMSASKAQGIYGVPHGTLEYKVEERSGTLKTPPPKKLRVPDTGLYNMTDSGTGSCKNSSKPV